A window of Mangifera indica cultivar Alphonso chromosome 13, CATAS_Mindica_2.1, whole genome shotgun sequence contains these coding sequences:
- the LOC123194784 gene encoding ankyrin repeat-containing protein BDA1-like: MERRLYEAAVEGSVISLLNLLQEDALLLDRIIVNCYAETPLHVASMLGHTEFVQEILNRKPELARELDSRGSTPLHLAAAKGYLDIVKKLVSINSEMCLVGNRDGRNPVHIAAIKGHISVLRDMVQARPQAARVLMDQGQTILHVCVRYNQLESMKFLVEKMNDREFVNCTDNDGNSILHLAVADKQVEAIKFLLTTSMIEVNALNSNGLTAMDILTRSSRDMKDWEIGELLRHAGGTHTTEENRTETSNGHGDNKKRSRKYLKKSSGNDNWVEKKRFPMMMVASLIATMSFLASLNPPGGLWQDDFAGSNTKSPHRTGYAILEDFDSDEYTRFTNYNTTSFVASLGTILFLLLIGDLPFFRHKFFMWILMGIMWIAINATFETYVLSRTTLANEGSYVGVLYVYFVWLVFTFFVLLVHVIRMIRWMTRGLIKILRRRRRSASSTSGDHPPHIV; encoded by the exons ATGGAGAGGAGACTTTATGAAGCTGCAGTAGAGGGGAGCGTAATTTCTTTGCTCAACCTTCTTCAAGAAGATGCTCTACTTCTCGATAGAATCATAGTGAACTGCTACGCCGAGACACCTTTGCATGTAGCTTCCATGCTGGGGCACACAGAATTTGTTCAGGAGATTCTAAATCGAAAGCCTGAGCTAGCCAGAGAGCTTGATTCCCGGGGATCTACACCGCTTCACTTGGCAGCTGCAAAAGGGTACTTGGATATAGTTAAAAAATTGGTATCAATTAATTCTGAGATGTGCCTTGTTGGTAATAGAGATGGAAGAAACCCTGTGCATATTGCAGCCATCAAGGGCCACATTAGTGTGTTGAGAGACATGGTTCAAGCGAGACCCCAAGCAGCTCGAGTGTTGATGGATCAAGGTCAAACAATTTTACATGTGTGTGTGAGGTATAACCAGTTGGAATCAATGAAGTTTTTGGTGGAGAAGATGAACGACcgtgagtttgtgaattgtacAGATAATGATGGCAACAGTATTTTGCATCTGGCGGTGGCTGATAAACAAGTAGag GCAATAAAGTTTTTGCTTACAACTTCTATGATAGAAGTGAATGCTCTCAATTCAAATGGCTTGACTGCCATGGACATTCTAACACGAAGTAGCAGAGATATGAAAGACTGGGAGATCGGAGAATTGCTTCGACATGCTGGAGGAACACACACTACAGAGGAAAACAGAACTGAAACATCAAATGGCCATGGAGATAATAAAAAACGTTCgagaaaatatttgaagaaaTCATCAGGAAATGACAATTGGGTAGAAAAGAAGCGCTTTCCCATGATGATGGTGGCTTCACTGATCGCCACCATGTCATTTCTTGCTAGTTTGAACCCTCCTGGTGGTTTGTGGCAAGACGACTTCGCCGGAAGCAACACAAAGTCACCTCATCGGACGGGGTATGCCATATTGGAAGATTTCGATTCAGACGAATACACACGTTTCACAAATTACAACACCACAAGTTTTGTGGCTTCTCTGGGCACCATACTGTTTCTCCTGCTGATAGGCGACTTGCCATTTTTCAGGCATAAGTTTTTTATGTGGATTTTAATGGGCATCATGTGGATTGCCATCAACGCCACGTTCGAGACTTATGTCCTCTCAAGAACTACGCTAGCCAATGAAGGGTCGTACGTGGGTGTATTATACGTTTATTTTGTGTGGCTAGTGTTTACGTTTTTTGTTCTTTTGGTGCACGTTATTCGGATGATACGGTGGATGACAAGAGGCttgataaaaatattgagaCGAAGAAGGAGATCAGCCTCAAGCACAAGCGGTGATCATCCTCCACATATCGTCTAA
- the LOC123194785 gene encoding solute carrier family 25 member 44-like, which yields MSLSAAEDDSASEIHIPADIDWHMLDKSKFFFLGAALFSGVSAALYPVVVLKTRQQVSHTPGSSFKMAYTIMNYEGFRGFYRGFGTSLMGTIPARALYMTALEVTKSNVGTATVRLGYSDTTATAISNAAAGLSSAMAAQLVWTPIDVVSQRLMVQGCNNNSSKNIVPNVSSRRYSNGLDAFRKILAADGPRGLYRGFGISILTYAPSNAVWWTSYSVSHRLIWGGLGCYISKKDESSLSNGCCYRPSSKAVVAVQSLSAAMASGVSAIITMPLDTIKTRLQVLDREENGKRRPLTILQTIRNLVKEGGLTACYRGLGPRWASMSMSATTMITTYEYLKRLSAKSQ from the coding sequence ATGAGTTTGAGTGCTGCCGAGGATGATTCGGCATCAGAGATTCATATACCAGCTGATATAGATTGGCATATGCTTGATAAATCTAAATTCTTCTTTTTGGGTGCGGCTTTGTTTTCTGGTGTTTCTGCTGCTCTTTATCCTGTTGTTGTGTTAAAAACCCGTCAGCAAGTATCTCATACTCCGGGTTCGTCCTTCAAAATGGCGTATACCATCATGAATTATGAAGGTTTTAGAGGTTTCTACAGAGGGTTTGGTACCTCTTTGATGGGAACAATACCAGCTCGTGCACTTTACATGACAGCACTTGAGGTTACCAAGAGTAATGTTGGGACTGCGACTGTGAGATTAGGTTATTCGGATACTACAGCCACTGCTATATCTAATGCCGCAGCAGGGTTAAGTTCAGCTATGGCTGCACAGCTGGTTTGGACCCCAATTGATGTTGTGAGTCAAAGATTAATGGTTCAAGGATGTAACAATAACAGTAGCAAGAACATAGTCCCTAATGTAAGTTCTCGTAGATACAGTAATGGTCTTGATGCATTTAGGAAAATTTTGGCTGCGGATGGTCCAAGAGGATTATATAGGGGATTTGGGATATCAATACTGACATATGCGCCCTCTAATGCAGTTTGGTGGACATCTTACTCTGTGTCACATAGGCTCATATGGGGTGGTCTTGGTTGCTATATAAGTAAAAAAGATGAAAGTTCTTTGAGTAATGGGTGTTGTTATAGACCTAGTTCAAAGGCAGTAGTGGCAGTGCAGAGTTTAAGTGCCGCCATGGCAAGTGGTGTATCAGCTATAATCACCATGCCACTTGATACAATCAAGACAAGATTACAGGTTTTGGATCGAGAAGAAAATGGGAAAAGAAGGCCGCTGACTATCCTGCAGACGATTCGAAATTTAGTAAAGGAAGGAGGATTGACAGCTTGTTACAGGGGATTGGGGCCTAGGTGGGCTTCAATGTCTATGTCTGCAACCACCATGATCACTACATATGAGTATTTGAAACGACTTTCTGCCAAGAGCCAATAG
- the LOC123193834 gene encoding PHD finger protein ALFIN-LIKE 4-like: MDGAANYNPRTVEEVFRDFKGRRAGMVKALTSDVEEFYQQCDPEKENLCLYGFPSEQWEVNLPAEEVPPELPEPALGINFARDGMQEKDWLSLVAVHSDSWLLSVAFYFGARFGFDKADRKRLFSMINDLPTIFEIVTGTAKKQQAKEKSSVSNHSSNKSKSNPKRGLESQPKYTKVMQAKDEDDDLEEEDDEEHGDTLCGACGENYAADEFWICCDACEKWFHGKCVKMTPARAEHIKHYKCPSCSSNKRARP; encoded by the exons ATGGACGGAGCCGCTAACTACAATCCACGTACCGTGGAAGAGGTCTTTCGAGATTTTAAAGGCCGAAGAGCTGGCATGGTTAAAGCCCTTACTTctg atgTTGAAGAGTTCTACCAGCAGTGTGACCCCG aGAAGGAAAATCTTTGCCTGTATGGATTTCCAAGTGAGCAGTGGGAGGTAAATTTACCTGCTGAAGAGGTGCCTCCAGAACTTCCAGAGCCTGCATTGGGTATAAATTTTGCCAGGGATGGGATGCAAGAAAAGGATTGGTTGTCTTTGGTTGCTGTCCACAGTGATTCTTGGCTACTTTCTGTGGCCTTCTACTTTGGCGCTAGGTTTGGGTTTGATAAAGCTGATAG GAAACGGCTTTTCAGTATGATAAATGATCTTCCAACAATATTTGAGATTGTGACAGGGACAGCAAAGAAACAACAGGCAAAGGAAAAATCTTCAGTCTCAAATCACAGCAGCAACAAGTCTAAATCAAACCCAAAG AGAGGCTTAGAATCTCAGCCCAAGTATACAAAGGTGATGCAAGCAAAGGATGAGGATGATGATCTAGAAGAGGAAGATGACGAGGAGCATGGGGATACACTCTGTGGGGCTTGTGGAGAGAACTATGCAGCTGATGAATTCTGGATCTGCTGTGACGCCTGTGAGAAATGGTTCCATGGGAAGTGTGTTAAGATGACCCCAGCAAGGGCTGAACACATTAAACATTACAAATGTCCATCTTGTAGCAGCAACAAGAGAGCACGACCCTGA
- the LOC123194472 gene encoding pentatricopeptide repeat-containing protein At1g05670, mitochondrial-like, translating into MAVASTSLNINNAFHTPNRTQLVTVITSLIQRLNPQSHNFKNLTSNPLNQFSHHLDCEVVLKVIKNQTNPYHALFFFNWASNPTPNSNNYTHSHLCYKAIIDTLLSHSLLSTASSLLQESTKLSDFFISKLIKAYGDRGNFKAAIFWFNQARKIENGKCLFSYNSVLGVLVRGSRMKLAEAFFDQMFKDNVVQPDVSTYTTMIRGFCKMGMIENAKKVFDEMMVEPNLLTFNTMINGFCKKGDMKGAGSILDRMMSSEDCLPDTVTYTTLIDGYCKSGELEEAMNFMNEMVRRGLQPNVLTYNALIYGLCLRGYVDQAKIMVTKMRLDGLKDNISTHNSILKGLCIKGKLDEAVKYLKNMSKSDIKPDVISYGAVINGYCKKRKSEDATSLLEEMQAGGIKPNVSSFNGVLRILLGNGEFDRAILLLKKMPKMGCLPNFISHSTIICSLCMAKGRMQEVEGLLDAMLRSGHNIDGTMYSLLLKGYCDSGNFEMAMRIANEMVSHKFVINLESFSVLVKELCAKMKFTEAEKLFEMCVRCPVDDKDNYRRILDEHVLFKGIQTEHRAKS; encoded by the coding sequence ATGGCTGTAGCGTCTACATCCCTAAACATAAACAATGCATTTCATACCCCAAACAGAACACAGCTTGTCACCGTCATCACTTCCCTTATCCAACGCCTAAACCCACAAAGCCATAACTTCAAAAATCTCACTTCAAACCCTCTTAACCAGTTCTCCCATCACCTTGACTGTGAGGTAGTCCTCAAAGTCATCAAAAACCAAACCAACCCATATCAtgctcttttcttcttcaactgGGCATCAAATCCTACCCCTAACTCCAATAATTATACCCATTCGCACTTATGCTATAAAGCCATCATTGACACTTTGCTCTCTCACTCGCTCTTGTCCACTGCGTCTTCGCTCCTACAAGAATCCACTAAGCTTTCTGATTTCTTCATTAGTAAACTTATTAAAGCTTATGGTGATCGCGGCAATTTTAAAGCTGCAATCTTTTGGTTTAACCAGGCTAGAAAGATTGAAAATGGGAAGTGTTTGTTTTCATACAATTCAGTCTTGGGGGTTTTGGTTAGAGGAAGCCGGATGAAATTAGCTGAGGCGTTTTTTGACCAAATGTTTAAGGATAATGTGGTGCAACCTGATGTTTCAACTTATACAACGATGATAAGGGGTTTTTGTAAAATGGGTATGATTGAAAATGCTAAAaaggtgtttgatgaaatgatggTTGAGCCTAATTTACTTACTTTTAATACTATGATTAATGGGTTCTGTAAAAAAGGTGATATGAAGGGTGCTGGATCTATTTTGGATCGGATGATGAGTAGTGAAGATTGCTTGCCTGACACTGTTACTTATACTACTTTGATTGATGGGTATTGTAAGAGTGGTGAGTTAGAAGAGGCGATGAACTTTATGAATGAGATGGTGAGAAGGGGTTTACAGCCAAATGTGTTGACATATAATGCCTTGATTTATGGTCTGTGTTTGAGAGGTTATGTCGATCAGGCGAAGATTATGGTTACGAAGATgagattagatggattgaaggATAATATTTCCACTCACAACAGTATATTAAAGGGGCTTTGCATTAAGGGGAAGTTAGATGAGGCTGTTAAATATCTTAAGAACATGTCTAAGTCTGACATTAAACCAGATGTAATATCATACGGGGCTGTTATTAACGGCTATTGCAAGAAGAGGAAATCAGAGGACGCCACATCGCTTTTAGAGGAAATGCAAGCAGGAGGTATTAAGCCAAATGTTTCAAGTTTCAACGGTGTGTTAAGGATTCTACTGGGAAATGGGGAGTTTGACAGAGCTATTTTACTTCTGAAGAAGATGCCTAAAATGGGTTGCCTGCCTAATTTCATTTCACATAGCACAATAATATGTAGTCTTTGTATGGCTAAAGGTCGGATGCAAGAAGTTGAAGGGCTTCTTGATGCCATGTTAAGAAGCGGTCACAACATTGATGGCACCATGTATAGTTTATTGCTAAAAGGATATTGTGACTCTGGCAATTTTGAAATGGCAATGCGAATTGCAAATGAAATGGTCAGCCATAAATTTGTAATCAATCTGGAGAGCTTTTCAGTTCTTGTCAAGGAGTTGTGTGCAAAGATGAAGTTTACTGAAGCTGAAAAGCTATTTGAAATGTGCGTCAGATGCCCCGTAGATGATAAGGATAATTACAGAAGGATCTTAGATGAACATGTATTATTCAAAGGTATTCAAACTGAGCATAGAGCGAAATCTTGA
- the LOC123194161 gene encoding uncharacterized protein LOC123194161 gives MADPRLIVPYHDPYDAPVTDGMLYYIDNSTPTVDDLSLLQDPSLYASTSNPANVQDAAGDTFEEPILWNIANNFNGSSSQAGPSEFQTETSNQERPENDNGGNTMAIPMWPVPPVPFLCSCCLVLREIIHSNGFETTKLEIHGRLGMICHAILETHQNLAVYQYQMIDFCNKSIEDVKNYLVQYCEERKHAGFVIARDPLSIFYEALCVGLDMDENLTTDGFPQPPPNNSGPPEMNQPEAENNAERPLRASLALQIKSLERQIQTANLRLNSDDPEERANAETEIEKLQRQIDTAYLHVPKTR, from the exons ATGGCAGATCCCAGGTTGATTGTTCCCTACCATGATCCATATGATGCCCCAGTCACAGATGGCATGCTCTATTACATCGACAATTCAACTCCTACTGTTGACGATTTATCACTTCTTCAGGACCCTTCTCTGTATGCATCCACAAGTAATCCTGCCAACGTCCAGGATGCTGCTGGTGATACTTTTGAAGAACCTATTTTGTGGAATATTGCTAATAATTTCAACGGAAGCAGTTCTCAAGCCGGTCCTTCTGAATTTCAAACCGAAACGAGTAATCAAGAGAGGCCTGAAAATGACAATGGGGGAAATACGATGGCTATACCAATGTGGCCGGTGCCACCCGTACCATTTTTATGTAGTTGTTGCCTGGTGCTTAGAGAAATAATTCATTCTAATG GGTTTGAAACTACAAAACTTGAGATTCATGGAAGACTTGGAATGATCTGTCATGCTATTCTTGAGACTCATCAAAATTTGGCTGTTTATCAGTATCAAATGATTGa TTTCTGCAATAAAAGCATTGAAGATGTGAAGAATTATCTTGTTCAATATTGTGAAGAGAGGAAACATGCAGGCTTCGTCATTGCGCGGGATCCCCTCTCAATCTTCTATGAAGCCTTATGTGTTGGGTTGGATATGGATGAAAATTTAACAACAGATGGCTTCCCTCAACCACCACCCAACAACTCAg GCCCACCGGAGATGAATCAGCCAGAGGCGGAGAATAACGCCGAGAGGCCTCTAAGGGCATCTCTTGCCTTGCAG ATCAAGAGCCTAGAGAGGCAGATACAAACTGCAAATCTGAGATTGAATTCTGATGATCCAGAGGAGAGGGCAAATGCTGAAACGGAAATCGAGAAGCTTCAACGTCAAATTGATACTGCATATCTTCATGTACCGAAGACTAGATGA
- the LOC123193854 gene encoding omega-amidase, chloroplastic-like has protein sequence MKSAVSTILAPKIRLNFNHSPLSSSSSGFYSKPISHPHRPSSLRTYSSPTSSPIMAASFKPEQARNPPALPVPTPPLTKFKIGLCQLSVTADKERNIAHARTAIQEAAKKGANLVVLPEIWNSPYSNDSFPVYAEDIDAGGNASPSTAMLSEISRLLNITIVGGSIPERSGDRLYNTCCVFGSDGKLKAKHRKIHLFDIDIPGKITFMESKTLTAGETPTIVDTDVGCIGIGICYDIRFPELAMIYAARGAHLLCYPGAFNMTTGPLHWELLQRARATDNQLYVATCSPARDDKGSYVAWGHSTLVGPFGEVLATTEHTEDIIIAEIDYSIMDLRRENLPLSKQRRGDLYQLVDIERLNPQ, from the exons ATGAAGTCAGCTGTTTCGACAATTCTGGCCCCTAAGATTCGTCTCAATTTCAATCACTCTCCTCTCTCCAGCTCCTCCTCCGGTTTCTACTCTAAACCCATTTCTCACCCTCACCGGCCCTCTTCCCTCCGCACTTATTCATCACCAACCTCATCTCCAATCATGGCTGCTTCTTTCAAGCCTGAGCAAGCCAGGAACCCACCTGCTCTTCCCGTGCCCACTCCTCCACTTACCAAG TTTAAGATTGGGTTATGCCAGTTATCTGTGACGGCTGATAAAGAGAGGAACATTGCACATGCTCGAACTGCCATCCAAGAGGCTGCTAAGAAGGGTGCCAATCTCGTTGTTTTGCCA GAAATTTGGAACAGTCCATATTCCAATGATTCCTTCCCAGTTTATGCAGAGGACATTGATGCAGGTGGTAATGCGTCACCATCTACAGCTATGCTTTCAGAAATTTCTCGCCTTTTGAACATCACCATTGTTGGTGGTTCTATCCCTGAACGATCTGGGGATCGGTTGTACAACACTTGTTGTGTATTTGGTTCTGACGGAAAACTGAAAGCTAAGCATCGGAAG ATACACCTTTTTGACATTGACATTCCTGGGAAAATTACCTTTATGGAATCAAAAACTCTTACAGCTGGGGAGACTCCAACCATTGTTGACACAG ATGTTGGGTGTATTGGCATAGGTATTTGTTATGACATTCGGTTTCCGGAACTGGCAATGATATATGCAGCAAgag GTGCTCACTTGCTGTGCTACCCTGGGGCATTCAACATGACAACTGGACCACTGCATTGGGAGTTATTACAGAGGGCAAG GGCTACAGATAATCAG TTATATGTGGCGACTTGTTCTCCTGCCCGAGATGATAAAGGAAGTTATGTAGCCTGGGGCCACTCCACACTTGTAGGACCG TTTGGAGAAGTCCTAGCTACCACTGAACATACCGAGGATATCATTATAGCAGAGATTGATTATTCAATAATGGATCTCAGAAG GGAAAACCTTCCATTGTCAAAGCAGCGGCGAGGAGATCTTTACCAATTGGTAGACATCGAAAGGCTTAACCCTCAGTGA